The Bos mutus isolate GX-2022 chromosome 7, NWIPB_WYAK_1.1, whole genome shotgun sequence genome window below encodes:
- the GDF9 gene encoding growth/differentiation factor 9 — MALPNKFFLWFCCFAWLCFPISLDSQPSRGEAQIVARTALESEAETWSLLKHLDGRHRPGLLSPLLNVLYDGHREPPRLQPDDRALNYMKRLYKAYATKEGTPKSNRSHLYNTVRLFTPCAQHKQAPGDQAAGTLPSVDLLFNLDRVTVVEHLFKSVLLYTFNNSISFPFPVKCTCNLVIKEPEFSSKTLPRAPYSFTFNSQFEFRKKYKWIEIDVTAPLEPLVASHKRNIHMSVNFTCVKDQLQHPSARDSLFNMTLLLAPSLLLYLNDTSAQAFHRWHSLHPKRKPSQDPDQKRGLSACPMGEEAAEGVRLSRHRRDQESVSSELKKPLVPASFNLSEYFKQFLFPQNECELHDFRLSFSQLKWDNWIVAPHKYNPRYCKGDCPRAVGHRYGSPVHTMVMNIIHEKLDSSVPRPSCVPAKYSPLSVLAIEPDGSIAYKEYEDMIATKCTCR, encoded by the exons ATGGCGCTTCCCAACAAATTCTTCCTTTGGTTTTGCTGCTTTGCCTGGCTCTGTTTTCCTATTAGCCTTGATTCTCAGCCTTCTAGGGGAGAAGCTCAGATTGTAGCTAGGACTGCGTTGGAATCTGAGGCTGAGACTTGGTCCTTGCTGAAGCATCTAGATGGGAGACACAGACCTGgtctcctttcccctctcttAAACGTTCTGTATGATGGGCACAGGGAACCCCCCAGGCTTCAGCCAGATGACAGAGCTTTGAACTACATGAAGAGGCTCTATAAAGCATATGCTACCAAGGAGGGGACCCCTAAATCCAACAGAAGCCACCTCTACAACACTGTTCGGCTCTTCACCCCCTGTGCTCAGCACAAGCAGGCTCCTGGGGACCAGGCAGCAG GAACCCTTCCATCAGTGGATCTGCTGTTTAACCTGGATCGTGTTACTGTTGTGGAACATTTATTCAAGTCAGTCTTGCTATATACTTTCAACAACtccatttcttttccctttcctgttaAATGTACGTGCAACCTGGTGATAAAAGAGCCAGAGTTTTCTAGCAAGACTCTCCCTAGAGCTCCATACTCATTTACCTTTAACTCACAGtttgaatttagaaagaaatacaaatggattGAGATTGATGTGACAGCTCCTCTTGAGCCTCTGGTGGCCTCCCACAAGAGGAATATTCACATGTCTGTAAATTTTACATGTGTGAAAGACCAGCTGCAGCATCCTTCAGCACGGGACAGCCTGTTTAACATGACTCTTCTCTTAGCGCCCTCACTGCTTCTATATCTGAACGACACAAGTGCTCAGGCTTTTCACAGGTGGCATTCCCTCCACCCTAAAAGGAAGCCTTCACAGGATCCTGACCAGAAGAGAGGGCTGTCTGCCTGTCCCATGGGAGAAGAAGCTGCTGAGGGTGTAAGATTGTCCCGTCACCGGAGAGACCAGGAGAGTGTCAGCTCTGAATTGAAGAAGCCTCTGGTTCCAGCTTCATTCAATCTGAGTGAATACTTCAAACAGTTTCTTTTTCCCCAGAATGAATGTGAGCTCCATGACTTTAGACTTAGCTTTAGTCAACTGAAGTGGGACAACTGGATTGTGGCCCCACACAAATACAACCCTCGATACTGTAAAGGGGACTGTCCCAGGGCGGTCGGACATCGGTATGGCTCTCCAGTTCACACCATGGTGATGAACATCATCCATGAGAAACTTGACTCCTCAGTGCCAAGACCATCCTGTGTACCTGCCAAGTATAGTCCTTTGAGTGTTTTGGCCATCGAGCCTGATGGCTCAATTGCTTATAAAGAATATGAAGATATGATAGCCACTAAGTGTACCTGTCGTTAA
- the UQCRQ gene encoding cytochrome b-c1 complex subunit 8, translating into MAPSPGGSRQLVLPEVTSPPPGAASDPTGSGGRKPEGPVVWRRGDLEAAVTMGRQFGHLTRVRHVIIYSLSPFEQRAFPHYFSKGIPNVLRRTRACILRVAPPFVAFYLVYTWGTQEFEKSKRKNPAAYENDK; encoded by the exons ATGGCGCCGTCACCTGGAGGCAGTCGGCAACTAGTTCTCCCGGAAGTGACCTCACCGCCTCCTGGCGCGGCGTCCGATCCTACCGGAAGTGGTGGACGGAAGCCGGAGGGTCCTGTGGTGTGGCGGCGAGGTGACCTCG AGGCCGCGGTGACCATGGGCCGCCAGTTTGGGCATCTGACACGGGTGCGGCATGTGATCATCTACAGCTTGTCGCCCTTCGAGCAGCGCGCCTTCCCGCACTACTTCAGCAAGGGCATCCCCAACGTTCTGCGCCGAACTCGGGCGTGCATCCTTCGCGTCGCGCCGC cgTTCGTAGCGTTTTATCTTGTCTACACATGGGGAACGCAGGAGTTTGAGAAATCGAAGAGGAAGAATCCAGCTGCCTATGAAAATGACAAATAA
- the LEAP2 gene encoding LOW QUALITY PROTEIN: liver-expressed antimicrobial peptide 2 (The sequence of the model RefSeq protein was modified relative to this genomic sequence to represent the inferred CDS: inserted 1 base in 1 codon) → MWHLKLFAVLMICLLLLAQVDGSPIPEQSSAKRRPRRMTPFWRXVSLRPIGASCRDDSECITRLCRKRRCSLSVAQE, encoded by the exons ATGTGGCACCTCAAACTCTTTGCAGTACTCATGATCTGCCTGTTGCTGTTAGCCCAG GTAGATGGCTCTCCAATACCAGAACAGAGTTCAGCAAAGAGAAGGCCGAGGAGAATGACCCCATTTTGGA GCGTTTCCCTCAGGCCCATTGGAGCCTCCTGTCGGGATGATTCTGAATGTATCACGAGGCTATGCAG AAAAAGACGCTGCTCCTTAAGTGTGGCCCAGGAATGA